The Pseudomonadota bacterium genome contains a region encoding:
- a CDS encoding Hdr-like menaquinol oxidoreductase cytochrome c subunit — protein MMMSCMVKRFTSFLALMALLAIAGSVIAAESRVPLPQLSTALGERCVEETDFMRRNHMQLLKHQRDETMHRGIRTERHSLKNCLSCHAPERPAADQQEQQHFCRSCHVYTGVRLDCFGCHARYAEPK, from the coding sequence ATGATGATGTCCTGCATGGTCAAACGCTTCACTTCGTTTCTGGCGTTGATGGCGCTGCTGGCAATCGCCGGAAGTGTCATTGCCGCAGAGTCGCGGGTACCGCTGCCACAGCTCAGTACCGCGTTGGGGGAGCGCTGCGTGGAAGAGACGGATTTCATGCGTCGCAACCATATGCAGCTCCTCAAGCACCAACGTGACGAGACCATGCACCGTGGCATCCGCACCGAGCGGCACAGTCTCAAGAACTGCCTTTCGTGTCACGCACCCGAGCGGCCGGCGGCTGATCAGCAGGAGCAACAACACTTCTGCCGGAGCTGTCATGTATACACAGGCGTGCGTCTTGACTGTTTTGGGTGTCATGCACGTTATGCCGAGCCCAAATAA
- a CDS encoding 4Fe-4S dicluster domain-containing protein: MSDTKSSTPGAVNENRRRWLQGGAAAAMITVAPGVLLWRSPAAREADQAVTSAVRWGLLIYTSRCEENCSACVDGCNQEHGLKGHGRPQTDAQWIRKITLRDPTSGHVRSLPVMCQHCEHPPCVDVCPTGASFKRADGIVLVDKHICIGCRYCMMACPYKARSFVHEELTDQKPHSPRGKGTVESCTLCVHRIDAGGIPACVEACERTGHQALVFGDLNDPDSLISTKLRELGATQIRDDLGTNPGVYYRGI; this comes from the coding sequence ATGAGTGATACCAAATCTTCCACTCCGGGTGCCGTCAACGAAAACCGCCGCCGCTGGTTGCAGGGGGGTGCCGCTGCCGCGATGATCACAGTGGCACCTGGCGTGCTCCTCTGGCGCTCACCAGCCGCCCGCGAAGCGGATCAGGCCGTCACGTCAGCCGTACGTTGGGGCTTGTTGATCTACACCTCTCGCTGCGAGGAAAACTGTTCGGCGTGCGTTGACGGTTGCAACCAGGAGCACGGCCTGAAGGGTCATGGCCGTCCGCAAACAGATGCCCAATGGATACGCAAAATCACACTGCGTGACCCGACTAGCGGTCATGTCCGATCGCTGCCCGTGATGTGCCAGCACTGCGAACATCCTCCCTGCGTCGATGTCTGTCCGACAGGCGCCTCGTTCAAACGAGCCGACGGGATCGTGTTGGTTGACAAGCACATCTGCATAGGCTGCCGCTACTGCATGATGGCGTGTCCCTACAAAGCACGTTCTTTCGTTCATGAAGAACTGACCGATCAGAAACCCCACTCCCCTCGCGGCAAGGGGACCGTTGAGTCGTGCACGCTATGCGTACACCGCATAGATGCCGGAGGCATACCTGCCTGTGTCGAAGCTTGCGAACGTACCGGTCATCAGGCGCTGGTCTTTGGCGATCTGAACGATCCCGACAGCCTGATCAGCACGAAACTACGCGAACTGGGCGCCACTCAAATTCGCGACGATCTTGGAACCAACCCCGGCGTCTATTACCGCGGGATCTGA
- a CDS encoding molybdopterin oxidoreductase, giving the protein MSITKFRTIEGRSPGYLALLGALGALLLAGLGSAWYMEHNGHYVTGMSNQIVWGMPHVFAVFLIVAASGALNAASIGSVFGKLEYKPLAPLSALLAMALLAGGLAVLVLDLGRPDRLIVAMTTYNFKSIFAWNIFLYVGFLAIVAVYLWWMMERRMYRYHRIAGFVAFIWRLTLTTGTGSIFGFLVAREAYDAAVMAPLFIAMSLSFGLAIFILVLDFSCQRTHLPINHEMLQRLARLLAIFIAAVLYFTAVQHLTNLYAAEHQNVEHFILFSGNKYSQLFWIGQVLFGGFIPLLILLHPDYRATRAWVTIASVLVIIGGLCQIYVIIIGGQAYPLEMFPGKEVSSGFFDGEVSTYSATLPEFLLGLGGVALSLLILSLAVRVLPLLPQCLEPPRPAGEETPAS; this is encoded by the coding sequence ATGTCGATTACCAAGTTTCGCACCATCGAAGGCAGGAGTCCGGGCTACCTGGCGCTGCTCGGCGCACTCGGCGCATTGTTGCTGGCGGGACTGGGTTCGGCCTGGTATATGGAACACAATGGGCACTATGTTACAGGCATGAGCAACCAGATCGTCTGGGGCATGCCACACGTCTTCGCGGTATTTCTCATCGTGGCCGCTTCCGGCGCTTTGAATGCCGCCTCGATAGGTTCCGTATTCGGTAAACTCGAGTACAAACCGCTGGCTCCGCTCTCAGCACTGCTGGCAATGGCCCTGCTTGCCGGGGGCCTCGCTGTGCTGGTACTGGACCTGGGTCGACCCGATCGTCTGATCGTCGCCATGACCACTTACAACTTCAAATCTATTTTTGCCTGGAACATCTTTCTCTATGTTGGCTTTCTTGCCATCGTCGCGGTCTATCTATGGTGGATGATGGAGCGCCGAATGTACCGCTACCATCGGATCGCCGGATTCGTGGCTTTCATCTGGCGATTAACGCTGACCACGGGTACGGGCTCTATCTTCGGTTTTCTCGTCGCACGAGAGGCTTACGACGCCGCCGTAATGGCACCGCTATTTATAGCGATGTCGCTATCCTTCGGGTTGGCCATTTTCATACTGGTGCTCGACTTCAGTTGCCAACGCACCCATCTGCCAATCAATCACGAAATGCTGCAGCGTCTAGCGCGGCTACTCGCGATTTTTATCGCTGCCGTGCTCTACTTTACTGCCGTTCAACATCTGACCAATCTCTATGCCGCGGAACATCAAAACGTCGAGCATTTCATTCTCTTCTCCGGCAACAAGTACTCGCAGCTGTTCTGGATCGGTCAGGTTCTGTTTGGCGGCTTCATCCCGCTGTTAATACTGCTTCATCCTGACTACCGCGCAACACGAGCATGGGTAACGATTGCCTCGGTGCTCGTGATCATCGGTGGTCTTTGCCAGATCTACGTCATCATCATCGGCGGCCAGGCCTATCCCCTGGAAATGTTCCCGGGTAAAGAGGTGAGCAGCGGATTCTTTGACGGCGAGGTGAGCACGTACTCGGCTACCCTTCCGGAGTTTTTACTGGGCCTGGGAGGCGTTGCCCTCTCGCTGCTTATCCTGTCGCTTGCTGTCAGGGTGCTGCCGTTACTACCCCAATGTCTGGAACCCCCCCGTCCAGCGGGCGAAGAAACGCCGGCCTCCTGA
- a CDS encoding cobyrinate a,c-diamide synthase: protein MPHLYISATRQTSGKTAVSIGLVAALTARGVVTQPFKKGPDYIDSMWLGRAADRSCINLDFHTMSTDCISATFARYTASAQIAVIEGTRGLFDGLDLDGKDSNAALAKQLNAPVVLVIDCKGMTRGIVPLLLGHIHFDPQVAIAGIILNNLGGTRHEAKLRAALSRYTELPVLGAIPNDPRMELTMRHLGLMPSNETQDVESRIADLRACVESHVDIDALLAIAHKSSAPMYHPQAQPQRQPPAPVRVGIARDSAFGFYYPDDLERLREAGAELIPINMLRDKHLPVIDGLLIGGGFPETHLAELQANTTLRDEIRSAIEAGLPCYAECGGLMYLSRSIAWKGTIFDMAGALPGEIVMHARPVGKGYTRLEETRDHPWGSLSTSEHPQIFNAHEFHYSSIQGLPADTRFAFRIHRGVGVNGTHDGIVHNNLLACYCHLRDVGGNQWTRRFVDFIRHHMGLAHTPDANAGG from the coding sequence ATGCCCCACCTCTATATTTCCGCTACACGTCAGACCTCTGGTAAAACGGCGGTCAGCATAGGACTCGTTGCCGCACTGACCGCCCGTGGTGTAGTCACCCAACCGTTCAAGAAAGGTCCCGACTATATCGATTCCATGTGGCTGGGTCGTGCCGCCGATCGGTCGTGTATCAACCTCGATTTTCATACCATGTCCACGGACTGTATTAGTGCCACATTTGCGCGTTATACCGCATCCGCACAGATCGCCGTGATTGAGGGGACAAGAGGCCTTTTCGACGGACTTGACCTCGATGGCAAGGACAGCAACGCCGCTCTTGCCAAGCAGCTTAATGCACCGGTTGTACTGGTAATCGACTGCAAGGGCATGACTCGCGGCATTGTTCCACTCCTCCTGGGTCACATACATTTTGATCCCCAGGTAGCCATTGCAGGGATCATTCTCAATAATCTGGGTGGCACGCGCCACGAAGCCAAACTCCGTGCGGCACTATCCCGCTATACGGAACTCCCTGTGCTCGGCGCCATCCCCAATGATCCACGCATGGAGTTGACCATGCGCCATTTGGGATTGATGCCCAGCAACGAAACGCAGGACGTGGAGAGCCGCATAGCGGATCTCAGGGCGTGTGTCGAATCCCATGTGGATATCGATGCGCTACTTGCCATCGCCCACAAGTCATCTGCTCCCATGTACCATCCTCAAGCGCAACCCCAACGGCAGCCCCCGGCGCCGGTGCGCGTCGGCATCGCTCGCGATTCCGCATTCGGCTTTTACTACCCGGACGATCTTGAACGCCTGCGGGAAGCGGGCGCCGAACTTATCCCCATTAACATGCTGCGTGATAAACATCTTCCGGTGATTGACGGCCTGTTGATTGGAGGTGGGTTTCCCGAAACGCATCTGGCCGAGTTGCAGGCAAACACCACTTTGCGCGATGAGATCCGATCCGCCATCGAAGCCGGTTTGCCGTGCTATGCGGAGTGTGGCGGATTGATGTATCTCTCACGTTCAATCGCCTGGAAAGGGACGATCTTCGATATGGCGGGCGCATTACCGGGCGAAATCGTCATGCATGCCAGGCCGGTGGGCAAAGGCTATACACGTTTGGAGGAGACCCGGGATCATCCGTGGGGCTCGCTGTCCACAAGTGAGCATCCGCAGATATTCAATGCACACGAATTCCACTACTCCTCGATACAGGGTTTGCCCGCCGATACGCGCTTTGCTTTCCGGATTCACCGTGGAGTCGGTGTTAACGGCACCCATGATGGCATCGTGCACAATAACCTGCTGGCCTGTTACTGCCATCTTCGTGATGTGGGGGGGAATCAATGGACAAGACGTTTTGTCGACTTTATTCGCCATCACATGGGGCTCGCCCACACTCCCGACGCCAATGCGGGCGGCTGA
- a CDS encoding GAF domain-containing protein, which yields MTTAIETQSIPSAGRNESANSEPRGLGQEVSGAVIGLGLVFIAQATLGYVGLSGWLAAGWFLLAQAALLGVAAWLAFRLLRIIRQRYSSPLNEIRRWALRMRGGNLNARLPAAEATAAGSLVHDINSLADEFQRLARDLDREVTRHTERLALKTRSLQILYDVAASVNMARDLDELLTRFLYTLVDLVNARAGVVRLLNENRQMRLIAATGLEPEVLEKEALVPVGSCLCGQAADTNQLLVDSESRSCQGYLGRSALDNTAATLIAVPLQYRGETLGVYNLFLDQNVEPGDDLRELLISIGRHLGMAIEKAQVDKKAQFLSIMQERTMLAHELHDSVAQTIASLRYRVRAMDELLPANATAKVRAELLQIRSTLDEAHTELRELMVHYRAPMDERGLLPAIEDLIDRFRRETGITLFVQRDCGRSNLPALLEMQVLRIIQEALANVRKHSKAQTVRILMRCTDGEYYRVLIEDDGTGFSKSPDSGRLGEHVGLGIMQERAQRLGGTLTIESEPNEGTRVELTFRHRRDPSHNPESKRENHHACADH from the coding sequence ATGACAACAGCCATCGAAACTCAGTCCATACCTAGCGCTGGTCGAAACGAGAGCGCGAACAGCGAGCCTAGGGGGCTCGGCCAAGAGGTATCGGGCGCTGTCATCGGGTTAGGTCTTGTATTTATTGCGCAGGCCACGCTCGGCTATGTCGGTTTGTCCGGCTGGCTGGCCGCGGGTTGGTTTCTGCTCGCGCAGGCTGCCTTGCTTGGCGTTGCCGCATGGCTGGCGTTTCGCCTGCTGCGAATCATACGCCAGCGATACTCCTCGCCCCTGAACGAGATCCGCCGCTGGGCACTGCGCATGCGCGGTGGCAACCTCAACGCTCGTCTACCCGCTGCCGAGGCAACCGCCGCTGGGAGTCTTGTCCACGACATCAATAGTCTGGCTGATGAGTTTCAGCGCCTCGCTCGTGATCTTGACCGCGAGGTAACCCGCCACACCGAACGCCTCGCACTTAAAACACGCTCGCTGCAGATCCTCTACGACGTAGCGGCCAGTGTGAACATGGCACGCGATCTCGACGAGCTTCTGACCCGTTTTCTCTACACATTGGTTGATCTGGTCAATGCTCGTGCCGGTGTGGTCAGATTGCTTAACGAAAATCGACAAATGCGTTTGATCGCCGCGACCGGTCTGGAACCCGAAGTACTGGAAAAGGAGGCTCTGGTACCGGTCGGGAGCTGTCTCTGCGGACAGGCGGCAGATACCAATCAGCTGCTTGTCGATAGTGAGAGCCGTTCCTGCCAAGGCTATTTGGGTCGCTCGGCACTGGACAACACTGCGGCGACCCTCATAGCGGTGCCCCTGCAGTATCGCGGTGAAACGCTGGGAGTCTACAATCTGTTTCTTGATCAGAATGTCGAACCAGGCGATGACCTTCGCGAACTGCTCATCAGCATCGGCCGTCATCTGGGTATGGCGATCGAAAAGGCACAGGTCGACAAGAAGGCCCAGTTCCTCTCCATCATGCAAGAGCGCACCATGCTCGCGCATGAGCTGCACGACTCCGTAGCCCAAACAATCGCCAGCCTGCGTTACAGGGTACGGGCCATGGATGAGTTATTGCCAGCGAATGCCACCGCCAAGGTACGGGCGGAACTGCTGCAAATCCGTAGCACGTTAGACGAGGCCCATACCGAACTGCGCGAGCTGATGGTTCACTATCGCGCCCCCATGGACGAGCGCGGATTACTGCCTGCGATAGAAGATCTGATCGATCGCTTTCGTCGTGAAACCGGCATCACTCTATTCGTACAACGCGACTGCGGGAGATCCAATCTCCCTGCCCTACTCGAGATGCAGGTTTTGCGCATCATTCAAGAGGCGCTTGCTAATGTGCGCAAGCATAGCAAAGCGCAAACAGTACGCATTCTCATGCGTTGTACCGATGGCGAATACTACCGTGTTCTTATCGAGGACGATGGCACTGGCTTCTCCAAATCCCCCGACAGTGGACGGCTAGGTGAACACGTCGGGCTCGGGATTATGCAAGAACGTGCCCAGCGTCTGGGCGGTACCCTCACCATCGAGAGCGAACCCAACGAGGGCACGCGCGTCGAGCTGACTTTTCGACATCGCCGAGATCCTTCTCATAATCCTGAAAGCAAAAGAGAGAATCATCATGCGTGTGCTGATCATTGA
- a CDS encoding response regulator — MIMRVLIIDDHALFRVGLQELLERRGIEVCGAVGDGEEGLQLAGEITPDIVLLDLRMPNTDGLTVLRAMRAAGLSMPVVMLTTSSDERDLVESLRSGAQGYLIKDMEPDEVVNALGEIITGHTVVAPGLTSVLADAVRSDHGEGNVSSSPFAELTPRETEILCHLAEGQSNKVIARNLGISDGTVKLHVKAILRKLGVHSRVEAAVMAVQHGLNRKQVEIQST, encoded by the coding sequence ATCATCATGCGTGTGCTGATCATTGATGATCATGCCCTGTTCCGGGTCGGGCTCCAGGAACTGCTGGAACGCCGCGGCATTGAAGTTTGCGGCGCGGTCGGCGATGGCGAAGAGGGTCTGCAGCTTGCCGGCGAGATAACGCCCGACATCGTGCTGTTGGATCTGCGAATGCCCAATACCGATGGCCTGACTGTGCTGAGAGCCATGCGCGCTGCAGGGCTGAGTATGCCTGTCGTTATGCTCACCACAAGCAGCGATGAACGTGATCTGGTCGAATCGCTGCGCTCGGGAGCGCAGGGCTATCTGATCAAGGACATGGAACCCGACGAGGTTGTGAACGCACTTGGCGAGATCATCACCGGTCATACTGTCGTCGCGCCCGGCCTGACCAGTGTGTTGGCCGATGCGGTTCGTTCTGACCACGGTGAGGGCAATGTGAGTTCCAGTCCTTTTGCCGAACTCACGCCGCGCGAAACCGAGATTTTATGCCATTTGGCCGAAGGTCAAAGCAACAAAGTAATCGCGCGCAACCTGGGTATCTCGGACGGTACTGTCAAACTTCACGTCAAAGCCATTCTGCGTAAACTTGGAGTGCACTCGCGCGTGGAGGCTGCGGTGATGGCGGTCCAACATGGTCTCAACCGCAAGCAGGTGGAGATCCAGAGCACCTGA
- a CDS encoding rhodanese-like domain-containing protein yields the protein MATFRDFVEACRREVEELYPWDLADALTRGEPLLLIDVREPYEFAALNIAGSINVPRGILEPTCDYGYEETLPELVEARNAPIVLICRSGNRSLLAGSVLKQMGFRNVRSLATGLKGWNDYDQALVNEQQDTIDADVAETILSPPLKPEQLAPKESS from the coding sequence ATGGCTACTTTTCGTGATTTTGTCGAGGCGTGCCGGCGTGAAGTCGAAGAACTCTATCCATGGGATCTTGCCGACGCCCTAACGCGGGGGGAGCCCTTGCTCCTGATTGACGTTCGTGAGCCGTACGAATTTGCGGCGCTCAATATCGCCGGTTCTATCAATGTCCCGCGCGGAATACTCGAACCCACCTGCGACTACGGCTACGAGGAGACTCTGCCAGAATTGGTTGAGGCGCGGAATGCTCCCATCGTGCTCATCTGCCGCTCGGGAAATCGCAGCTTGCTGGCTGGTAGCGTTTTGAAGCAGATGGGTTTTCGCAACGTACGCTCCCTGGCTACCGGACTGAAGGGCTGGAACGACTACGATCAAGCCTTGGTCAACGAACAACAGGATACTATCGATGCGGATGTAGCTGAAACTATTCTTTCTCCCCCACTGAAACCCGAGCAACTCGCCCCAAAAGAATCGAGCTGA
- a CDS encoding FHA domain-containing protein — MKLTPGKQEARVMATLQIREGHDAGRVFKLSGEVYLGRSPEGVDPRIFLPLPDGQVSRRHAHIRKENKGYVIEDLGSTNGTLVNGEPLPARQPRALRDGDEIRISLTMLVYRVQRDESSMIGQGLTTTGRPHGGVFSRHPEQGRTGLRLDDAPPAHMSVMLDASKSVMARLSLDQRADESLAEALRRLQALAQVSVALGAVDDRELLMQKMLDYIFDIFPGAERAFVLLRSRDSDQLMPIAQKARSGIDDEEPEIAISSTIVEQVVSHKQAILSVDALGDERFGARDSIINLSIRSMMCAPLLIGDEVLGLMQVDNATDPKAFDQADLEILTGICAQAGIAVRNAQLYSDIEELFESFIRASVQAIEARDPVTAGHSFRVAEYTERLAAAVDRTQDHGLKDAIFSVDQMRELRYASLLHDFGKVGVREHVLTKPKKLFPHQLNLIQQRFAYARASHERRAYKKLIQMHEMGTYSDKELVECRRATEEAISEERKRLDRFLGLILKSNEPSVSRREVPTELSELLSYTFPTEEGKEAPILEDFEFSDLTAAQGSLSPDERLQIESHVSHTYAFLSLIPWSGSLQNVPDIAYAHHEKLDGSGYPLGLGAEEIPLQSKIMTVADIYDALTAGDRPYKRGLPEDQALDILHQEVGAGKIDRRLVKVFIEAEAYRVIS; from the coding sequence ATGAAGTTAACACCGGGGAAACAAGAGGCTAGGGTAATGGCCACCCTTCAAATTCGCGAAGGACACGATGCGGGACGCGTTTTCAAACTGTCCGGTGAAGTCTATTTGGGACGCTCGCCGGAGGGGGTCGACCCGCGCATTTTTCTGCCCCTGCCCGACGGTCAGGTGAGCCGTCGGCATGCGCATATACGTAAAGAAAACAAGGGATATGTGATCGAGGATCTTGGATCCACCAATGGTACGCTGGTGAATGGTGAGCCGTTGCCCGCCAGGCAGCCAAGAGCCCTGAGGGATGGTGATGAGATCCGCATCTCACTGACCATGCTGGTTTACCGGGTGCAGCGGGATGAAAGTTCCATGATTGGCCAAGGATTGACCACAACGGGCCGACCTCACGGCGGTGTCTTCAGTCGCCATCCCGAGCAGGGCCGTACTGGATTGCGTCTGGACGATGCACCCCCCGCGCATATGAGCGTGATGCTCGATGCCTCCAAAAGCGTCATGGCCCGACTTAGCCTGGATCAGCGGGCAGATGAATCGCTGGCGGAGGCATTGCGTCGCCTGCAGGCACTAGCTCAAGTGAGTGTTGCACTCGGCGCGGTGGACGATCGAGAGCTACTGATGCAGAAGATGTTGGACTACATCTTCGATATCTTCCCGGGTGCTGAGCGGGCGTTTGTCCTTCTCAGGTCCCGTGACAGCGATCAACTGATGCCCATTGCCCAGAAAGCAAGAAGCGGCATCGACGACGAAGAGCCCGAGATCGCGATCTCCAGCACTATCGTCGAACAGGTGGTCTCGCATAAACAAGCCATATTGTCGGTTGACGCCTTGGGCGATGAGCGGTTTGGGGCGCGTGACTCGATAATCAATCTCTCGATTCGCAGCATGATGTGCGCTCCACTGCTGATAGGTGACGAGGTGTTGGGATTGATGCAGGTCGATAACGCGACCGATCCCAAGGCATTCGATCAGGCCGATCTGGAGATTCTGACGGGGATATGTGCTCAGGCCGGTATCGCTGTGCGCAATGCGCAGCTCTACTCTGATATCGAGGAGTTGTTCGAGAGCTTCATCAGAGCCTCGGTGCAGGCCATAGAAGCGCGAGACCCGGTAACCGCCGGCCACTCGTTCCGCGTGGCAGAGTACACCGAGCGGCTGGCGGCGGCTGTCGATCGTACACAGGACCACGGTCTCAAGGATGCGATTTTTTCCGTCGATCAGATGCGCGAACTCCGTTACGCCTCGTTGTTGCATGATTTTGGCAAGGTTGGTGTACGGGAACATGTGCTGACAAAACCGAAAAAGCTTTTTCCTCATCAATTGAATCTGATTCAGCAGCGCTTTGCCTATGCCAGAGCCAGTCATGAACGACGAGCTTATAAAAAGTTGATACAGATGCACGAAATGGGGACCTATAGCGACAAGGAACTGGTAGAGTGCCGGCGCGCGACCGAAGAGGCCATATCGGAAGAGCGCAAACGCCTCGACCGTTTCCTCGGTCTGATACTCAAAAGTAACGAACCCAGCGTTTCACGCCGTGAAGTACCCACCGAACTGAGCGAACTGCTTTCTTACACCTTCCCCACCGAAGAGGGTAAGGAAGCGCCCATACTGGAGGATTTTGAGTTCTCGGATCTAACTGCGGCTCAGGGCAGCCTGAGCCCGGACGAGCGTTTGCAGATCGAATCGCATGTCAGTCATACCTACGCGTTTCTCAGCCTGATTCCGTGGAGTGGCAGCCTGCAGAACGTGCCGGATATTGCCTATGCACACCATGAAAAACTGGATGGCTCGGGTTATCCGTTGGGTTTGGGTGCTGAAGAAATACCGCTGCAGTCGAAAATCATGACGGTCGCTGATATCTATGACGCTCTCACAGCGGGTGACAGACCTTACAAGCGCGGCCTGCCCGAAGATCAGGCACTCGATATCCTTCACCAGGAGGTTGGCGCCGGCAAGATAGATCGACGGTTGGTGAAGGTGTTTATCGAAGCAGAGGCTTATCGCGTTATCTCGTAA